Proteins from a genomic interval of Fusarium oxysporum Fo47 chromosome I, complete sequence:
- a CDS encoding major facilitator superfamily domain-containing protein, with amino-acid sequence MPATSSPEEQAIDREYPQRHRHHPHQELGPLQHNHNVAEFQSRLHCQQNQSSRSTLQHQTSQQDLRHSYPQSNTHLAVPSVSAAGSTSRSSSISPIPTPSISPPASAISIDALYSPRDCSPPVPTPSSIGTGAYGSHPQRDSYDRNSSGRHSQDNVNFESQGRNPANMASWSGQPAIRGNSEAVRMILLSFVTIGITFTWGIEMTYCTPYLLNLGLTKSNTSLVWIAGPLSGLIVQPVVGVIADESKSKWGRRRPLMVVGSIVVAISLLVLGFTREIVGFVVTDDEAAKRPTIVLAVLAIYVVDFAINAVMSCSKSLIVDTLPIDKQQTGAAWSSRMSAIGHMIAYGAGAVDLLKLFGTTLGDTQFKQLTVISTIALLSSTSLTCWAVTERVLVASKPTQHEGRFKVFRQIWSTLLNLPPRIQAICWAQFWAWIGWFPFLFYSTTWVGETYFRYDVPADARKSKDTLGAIGRIGSTALVMYSVITFAGAWILPMFVQSPEDNSFTHRPPQAIAGFLTRFNKVKPDLLTAWMLGHIMFAASMSLAPFATSFRFATVLVCLCGIPWTLAMWAPSAFLGVEVNKLGGGAGSDGTYRRISDEPDIELSEISHDDAPLQLDHGSEVDLPSTASTGELSGIYFGILNIYTTLPQFVGTFISTIVFAVLEPGKSPELAGDEKKQPDPDGPNAIAVCLFIGAMSSLVAAYVTRKLKVM; translated from the exons ATGCCCGCGACAAGCTCGCCGGAAGAGCAGGCGATCGATCGCGAGTACCCGCAGcggcatcgtcatcatcctcatcaggAACTTGGACCGTTGCAGCATAACCACAACGTGGCTGAATTCCAGTCTCGGCTTCATTGTCAACAGAATCAAAGCTCACGGTCAACTTTGCAGCATcaaacttctcaacaagattTACGTCATTCGTATCCTCAGTCTAATACTCACCTCGCTGTCCCGAGTGTATCTGCTGCCGGCTCGACATCCCGCTCGTCTTCAATTTCTCCTATTCCAACACCGTCGATATCTCCCCCAGCTTCTGCCATATCTATCGACGCTCTGTATTCACCTCGAGATTGTTCGCCGCCAGTACCAACTCCCTCTTCGATCGGTACCGGGGCTTACGGCAGCCATCCACAACGAGACTCATACGATCGCAATAGTTCGGGTAGACACAGCCAGGATAACGTTAACTTTGAATCTCAAGGGCGCAATCCGGCCAACATGGCCAGCTGGTCGGGACAGCCCGCTATCAGAGGCAACTCTGAGGCTGTGCGCATGATTTTATTGAGTTTCGTCACCATTGGCATAAC TTTCACATGGGGTATCGAAATGACAT ACTGCACGCCATATCTGCTTAATCTTGGTTTAACCAAAAGCAACACATCTCTGGTATGGATTGCTGGTCCGTTGTCCGGTCTTATAGTTCAGCCTGTTGTCGGCGTCATTGCAGATGAGAGTAAGTCCAAATGGGGACGTCGGCGACCGTTGATGGTCGTTGGCTCTATTGTTGTTGCTATAAGCCTCCTAGTGTTAGGCTTTACCCGTGAGATTGTCGGTTTCGTGGTAACCGATGATGAGGCTGCCAAGCGACCTACGATAGTATTGGCTGTATTGGCCATCTATGTTGTTGATTTCGCTATTAATGCTG TTATGTCATGTTCTAAGAGTCTCATTGTTGATACATTACCCATCGACAAACAGCAGACGGGGGCGGCTTGGT CAAGCCGTATGTCTGCAATTGGTCATATGATTGCGTATGGTGCCGGGGCTGTAGATTTATTGAAGCTTTTTGGAACCACGCTTGGCGATACTCAGTTCAAACAGCTCACGGTCATCTCAACCATTGCTCTTCTGAGTTCAACGTCACTCACTTGCTGGGCCGTTACAGAGCGGGTACTGGTAGCCTCCAAACCAACCCAGCATGAAGGTCGCTTCAAAGTCTTTCGCCAAATCTGGTCGACACTCCTAAACCTACCTCCTCGAATCCAAGCCATCTGCTGGGCACAGTTCTGGGCTTGGATCGGCTGGttcccttttcttttctataGTACCACATGGGTTGGTGAAACATACTTTCGTTACGACGTGCCCGCCGATGCGAGAAAATCCAAGGATACACTCGGTGCCATTGGGCGCATAGGAAGCACTGCGCTTGTTATGTACTCCGTAATCACATTTGCAGGTGCCTGGATTTTGCCCATGTTTGTCCAGTCTCCTGAGGATAACTCCTTTACCCATCGGCCTCCTCAGGCGATCGCAGGCTTCTTGACACGGTTCAACAAGGTGAAGCCTGATCTATTGACAGCTTGGATGCTTGGGCACATAATGTTTGCTGCATCCATGTCCTTGGCGCCATTTGCAACCAGCTTTCGATTTGCGACTGTTCTGGTGTGTCTATGCGGCAT ACCTTGGACTCTCGCTATGTGGGCTCCGAGTGCTTTCCTCGGCGTCGAGGTCAATAAGCTCGGCGGTGGCGCCGGATCAGATGGCACATATCGTCGCATTTCGGACGAGCCCGACATTGAGCTCTCCGAGATCAGTCACGATGATGCACCTTTGCAGCTTGATCACGGTTCAGAGGTTGACTTGCCTTCTACAGCTTCTACAGGCGAGTTATCGGGTATCTACTTCGGCATCCTCAACATTTATACGACGTTGCCACAGTTTGTTGGTACGTTCATATCTACCATCGTGTTCGCTGTCCTCGAGCCTGGAAAGAGTCCCGAGCTCGCGGGTGATGAAAAGAAGCAACCAGATCCAGATGGTCCGAACGCCATTGCGGTTTGCCTATTCATCGGAGCCATGAGCAGTTTGGTTGCAGCATATGTGACCCGGAAGCTAAAAGTCATGTAA
- a CDS encoding ER protein Pkr1-domain-containing protein, with protein sequence MSSFIVKLWEDIFTPGPTPTILKAANASFAALQTVLFCLLLATYNIHCVILSILCGGLWWSVNWFAAELAIAQREQREKEEKEKQQQKEASGNDGEDSETEVETTVPSKPSPVVATTSDVAVAAAGVEPLQTKGEVKQRSGAAGTQSSVSTEDEWEKVSEAENEKDK encoded by the coding sequence ATGTCATccttcatcgtcaagctTTGGGAGGACATTTTTACCCCAGGCCCGACGcccaccatcctcaaggcCGCGAATGCCTCCTTTGCCGCTCTCCAGACCGTCTTATTCTGTCTCCTGCTCGCTACATACAATATCCACTGCGTCATTCTTTCCATCCTCTGTGGTGGTTTGTGGTGGAGCGTCAACTGGTTTGCCGCCGAGCTTGCCATCGCCCAGCGAGAGCAGCGTgaaaaggaggagaaagagaagcAACAACAGAAAGAGGCGTCGGGCAACGATGGTGAAGACAGTGAGACGGAGGTCGAGACGACTGTCCCGAGCAAGCCGTCTCCCGTCGTCGCTACAACCTCTGACGTTGCTGTAGCTGCTGCTGGAGTCGAGCCTCTTCAGACAAAGGGGGAAGTGAAGCAACGTTCTGGGGCTGCGGGTACACAGTCAAGTGTCAGTACGGAGGACGAGTGGGAGAAGGTATCTGAAgctgagaatgagaaggACAAATAG